The proteins below are encoded in one region of Purpureocillium takamizusanense chromosome 11, complete sequence:
- the SEC23 gene encoding GTPase-activating protein S23 (COG:U~EggNog:ENOG503NU95), which yields MDYEALKEQWSEVEDRDGVRLSWNVFPSSRMEASRLVVPIGALYTPLKEKLDTPLLQFEPVTCKQPCRAVLNPFCQVDVRARVWICPFCLSRNQLPPHYKDITANAIPPELHPANTTIEYRLSRPAPAPPIFLYVVDLCQEDDALASLKESLVMSLSLLPENALVGLITFGTMAQVHEIGYEGCAKSYVFRGSKDYSAKQVQEMLGLTSSGMRPAMQPQPGRQIPMGPAARFLLPVQQAEFQLTKALETLQKDPWPTANDRRSLRCTGVALGVAVGLMESSFQNAGGRIMLFAGGPATEGPGMVVGPELREPIRSHHDIDRDNVKYYKKALKFYDNLAKRTAHNGHVIDIFAGCLDQVGLLEMKGLCNSTGGHMILTDSFTASMFRQSFIRVFEKDGDDNLLMGFNAVLEVLTTKELKVTGLIGHAVSLNKKSVSVGETECGIGNTCSWKMCGIDPKASYGIYFEVASQGPVSHQQAPQKGMMQFLTYYQHSSGQFHLRVTTVARNLSGPAGDPAIAQSFDQEAAAVLMSRIAVFKSEVDDGPDVLRWVDRMLIRLCSRFADYRKDDPSSFRLEKNFTLYPQFMFHLRRSQFLQVFNNSPDETAFDRHVLNHEDVSNSLVMIQPTLDSYTFDQDGGVPVLLDSASIQPTHILLLDTFFHILIFHGETIAEWRKAGYQDQEGYENFAALLEQPKEDARDLITDRFPLPRFVVCDAGGSQARFLLSKLNPSTTHTTGPYGGTGATSAQTIFTDDVSLQTFMDHLMKLAVSGTN from the exons GAAGCCTCGAGACTTGTCGTACCCATTGGCGCTTTGTACACCCCTTTGAAGGAGAAACTGGATACGCCGCTGTTGCAGTTCGAGCCTGTGACGTGCAAGCAGCCTTGCCGAGCTGTACTAAATCCCTTCTG CCAAGTCGACGTCCGCGCCAGGGTCTGGATTTGTCCGTTCTGCCTATCAAGAAACCAACTTCCTCCGCATTATAAAGACATTACGGCCAATGCCATTCCTCCCGAGCTTCATCCAGCCAATACCACGATTGAGTATCGACTGTCTCGAcccgctcccgcgccgccgattTTTCTCTATGTCGTCGATCTTTGCCAGGAAGACGATGCTCTCGCGTCCCTGAAAGAGTCGCTTGTTATGAGCCTGAGCTTGCTTCCGGAGAACGCCCTCGTTGGCCTCATTACCTTTGGAACGATG GCGCAAGTACATGAGATTGGTTACGAGGGCTGTGCTAAGTCCTACGTTTTCCGCGGAAGCAAGGACTACTCAGCCAAGCAGGTTCAGGAGATGCTCGGTCTCACATCCTCAGGCATGCGCCCAGCAATGCAACCCCAACCGGGACGCCAAATTCCCATGGGTCCGGCAGCGCGATTTCTCCTGCCTGTACAGCAGGCGGAGTTTCAGCTCACGAAGGCACTGGAGACTCTGCAGAAGGACCCCTGGCCCACGGCCAACGACCGACGCAGCCTACGTTGCACGGGCGTGGCCCTGGGTGTGGCGGTGGGCTTAATGGAATCATCCTTTCAGAATGCTGGAGGCCGCATCATGCTGTTTGCCGGTGGCCCCGCTACCGAGGGTCCAGGCATGGTTGTAGGACCCGAGCTCAGAGAGCCAATCCGTTCGCATCACGACATCGACCGAGACAACGTGAAGTACTACAAGAAGGCATTGAAG TTTTATGACAACCTGGCGAAACGTACAGCTCACAATGGGCATGTCATAGACATATTCGCTGGTTGTCTGGATCAGGTCGGCCTTTTGGAGATGAAGGGCCTCTGTAACTCGACAGGCGGGCACATGATCCTGACCGATAGCTTCACAGCTTCTATGTTCAGACAATCCTTCATCCGGGTATTTGAGAAGGATGGGGACGACAATCTTCTCATGGGCTTCAACGCTGTACTCGAGGTACTCACTACCAAGGAGCTAAAGGTCACTGGACTTATTGGGCACGCTGTGTCTCTCAACAAGAAATCCGTCTCCGTTGGTGAAACGGAATGCGGCATCGGCAATACGTGTTCCTGGAAGATGTGCGGCATTGACCCCAAAGCCAGCTACGGCATTTATTTCGAGGTCGCCAGTCAAGGTCCCGTGTCCCACCAGCAAGCACCTCAGAAAGGAATGATGCAATTCCTGACTTATTACCAACACTCTTCGGGCCAGTTCCACCTGCGTGTGACGACTGTGGCCCGAAACCTGAGCGGTCCAGCCGGTGACCCGGCGATTGCTCAGTCATTCGACCAAGAAGCGGCTGCGGTGCTCATGTCCCGAATAGCTGTATTCAAATCCGAAGTTGATGACGGCCCGGACGTGCTGCGGTGGGTGGACAGGATGCTTATTCGCCTCTGCTCGCGATTTGCCGACTATCGGAAGGATGACCCTTCGTCTTTCCGGCTGGAAAAGAACTTCACGCTCTACCCTCAATTCATGTTCCATTTGCGCCGCAGTCAATTTTTGCAGGTTTTCAATAACTCTCCTGACGAAACGGCTTTCGATCGGCACGTGCTGAATCACGAAGACGTTAGCAACTCGCTCGTCATGATTCAACCCACACTCGACTCGTACACGTTCGACCAAGACGGAGGCGTTCCTGTTTTGTTGGATTCCGCTTCCATACAGCCAACTCATATTCTATTACTAGACACGTTCTTCCATATCTTGATCTTCCACGGCGAGACGATTGCTGAGTGGCGCAAGGCTGGATATCAAGATCAGGAGGGCTACGAGAACTTCGCGGCGTTATTGGAGCAGCCCAAGGAGGATGCCAGG GATCTTATCACGGATCGCTTTCCGCTCCCTCGCTTTGTTGTATGCGATGCTGGCGGCTCCCAAGCCCGGTTCCTGCTTTCCAAGCTGAATCCGTCTACGACTCACACGACAGGTCCGTACGGCGGTACCGGAGCTACGTCCGCCCAAACCATCTTCACCGACGATGTTTCGCTACAGACTTTCATGGACCATTTGATGAA GCTTGCCGTGAGTGGCACCAACTGA
- the RPL12 gene encoding 60S ribosomal protein L12 (COG:J~BUSCO:EOG092651LN~EggNog:ENOG503NU9E) codes for MPPKFDPNEIKIIHLRATGGEVGASSALAPKIGPLGLSPKKVGEDIAKATGDWKGLRVTVKLTIQNRQAAVSVVPTASSLIIKALKEPPRDRKKEKNIKHNKSVSLDEIIEIARTMRYKSFSKELKGTVKEILGTAYSVGCQVDGKAPKVILEGIDSGDIDIPEE; via the exons ATGC CTCCTAAATTCGACCCCAACGAGATCAAGATCAT CCACCTCCGTGCCactggcggcgaggtgggtGCTTCTTCGGCTCTCGCTCCCAAGATCGGCCCTCTGGGTTTGTCGCCCAAGAAGGTCGGTGAGGACATCGCGAAGGCTACTGGCGACTGG AAAGGCTTGCGCGTGACCGTCAAGCTTACCATTCAGAACCGCCAAGCTGCCGTATCTGTTGTCCCGACTGCTTCTTCCCTTATCATCAAGGCGCTGAAGGAGCCTCCTCGCGACCgaaagaaggagaagaacaTCAAGCACAACAAGTCCGTCAGTCTCGATGAGATCATCGAGATTGCCCGTACCATGCGCTACAAATCCTTCTCCAAGGAACTGAAGGGCACTGTCAAGGAAATCCTCGGCACCGCCTACAGCGTTGGATGCcaggtcgacggcaaggcccCCAAGGTAatcctcgagggcatcgacaGTGGAGACATCGACA TCCCGGAGGAATAG
- a CDS encoding uncharacterized protein (COG:G~COG:O~COG:T~EggNog:ENOG503NUR6): MLPAALQMHTRPEPPPPAFDTFSGTIDYDAQEHDLRPLEGIAASHRRSFPIRITQTHLHPYPHDHQSAKPPPVLELPEYKLRRKTPSGTVDAAYDGSPVQPVPGPPPFKQMILPVTGTTRQRAPAHAGQYPSRPSWTAGHVPRGHEHDPAVPPWAMHIPQAQFAFSHAQGIDHRPTQLSLNHNPAPFRMEVQQPVLRANEYNVRAICPPPFPINGSFPFGHIAWQPGSSPWAYRGFDQSPAMTLNHGPPKIVSDGRPVLYDLTGHSAPGCWAGPSNPHRGSEPIVYDTSTWNVNQAPFLARTPLSTAPSNAPGFKEKALSHAHQSYVDLLAFLQASGRANPLKTTSGHGAPHRLSVYPRPRKPVIRSSWDHRLSGGTTTDFRGFPTSDGIIGSSRPGDHPMPTLENCAGSSPPGGHVVPSPSLDLSGGAQLFSPGQQAPASYYSSFAGASPADNARASAEILESLCEQSGWKWVDGMLLGGCLHYGLERYEEALTWFSRIIATNPSHVEAITNTAATLYCLNRQDEAERHWLKAVELRPSYLEATEHLVGLLYKKRSEEAVDIITHVQRALKLVPPSVGDETSSWGQGYGSSGYALPGAENGRILALVHAKGTMLYSLKNTEKAAEAFEEAVLISAGRNLTGIQDLIRKIQSSLSPDSGDSATAKQVDQSLRPLMLPPERARRTAQLVFSGGGELPGLTSMRNGPARRAAVQTTSNSLLSLAKIFQDAMSSGSASPGILRRSSSVGDILALYYLSLSLQESPSTANNVGILLAGVQQVAAPFSRAASRDPSTPGVPGISPGSGMALALAYYNYGLRLDPKHVHLHTNLGSLLKDIGQLDLAIQMYERAVSCDGTFDIALTNLANAVKDKGRINDAISYYRRAVASNPNFAEAVCGLLTALNSVCNWRGRGGVILDGGKYDRWHVDDDGKLLDSNASGRGFGLTKRVVDIVKQQLRDSACWGRHTLQGSAPSALAAELQRHCSDPSFKLREALNSWAGQPWEGSRVLRLVERSTRVILREWYLDRYVAKREVRSSYSRPRLPPSLTVPSAPTVLPFHTFTCPLTAGDIRAISQRNAMRISCSTLRAPWLPYTVYPPPPPPDPHLNIGYISSDFNNHPLAHLMQSVFGFHNPTRARAFCYATTPSDNSIHRQQIEREAPVFRDVSAWPPERLIEQIVRDGIHILVNLNGYTRGARNDIFAARPAPIQMSFMGFAGSLGAEWCDYILADTTAIPPSTLRPWRRNVDIEDITRDDSESGEGEWVYAENIIFCRDTFFCCDHAQSCDSSERAMSWENEKKRRWAMRKQLFPDMADDVVILGNFNQLYKIEPTTFRSWLRILARVPKAVLWLLRFPEAGEGNLRTTARAWAGPDVASRLIFTDVAPKSQHIARARVCDLFLDTPECNAHTTAADVLWSSTPLLTLPRYPYKMCSRMAASILRGALPRTADGQRAAGELIAESESAYEQTAVALACGLSYAKPGQAEYCEGHGRLAELRKLLWDSKWRCGLFNTRRWVDDVESAYEEAWRRWVDGVGGDIYL; this comes from the exons ATGTTGCCTGCTGCGCTTCAGATGCATACTCGTCCagagccgccaccgcccgcctTCGATACCTTCTCCGGGACGATTGATTACGATGCCCAAGAACACGATCTTCGTCCCCTCGAGGGCATTGCGGCATCACACCGACGCTCTTTTCCCATTCGAATAACGCAGACGCATTTACACCCCTACCCGCACGATCATCAGAGCGCGAAGCCCCCCCCGGTCTTGGAGCTTCCAGAGTACAAGCTTCGCAGGAAGACACCGAgcggcaccgtcgacgcggcgtaTGATGGCTCTCCGGTGCAGCCCGTGCCGGGACCACCTCCATTCAAGCAAATGATATTACCCGTCACCGGAACTACACGACAACGAGCCCCGGCCCATGCCGGACAATATCCCTCCCGGCCGTCTTGGACTGCGGGGCATGTGCCGCGTGGTCATGAACATGATCCGGCTGTTCCTCCGTGGGCCATGCACATCCCACAAGCGCAATTCGCATTCTCTCATGCTCAGGGCATAGATCACCGGCCGACGCAGCTCAGTCTCAATCACAATCCAGCGCCATTCCGCATGGAAGTACAACAGCCTGTTTTACGAGCGAATGAATACAATGTCCGGGCCATTTGCCCTCCGCCATTTCCTATAAATGGATCATTTCCTTTTGGCCACATTGCATGGCAACCTGGATCATCGCCTTGGGCTTACCGGGGCTTCGACCAGTCTCCGGCCATGACACTTAACCATGGGCCACCAAAAATTGTCTCTGATGGACGTCCCGTCCTCTACGACTTGACAGGTCATTCAGCCCCAGGCTGTTGGGCCGGTCCCAGCAATCCTCACCGCGGGTCTGAGCCCATCGTCTACGACACCAGTACTTGGAACGTCAACCAGGCACCGTTTTTGGCGCGAACACCGCTCAGTACAGCTCCGAGTAATGCCCCTGGCTTTAAAGAAAAGGCGCTCTCGCACGCCCACCAGAGCTATGTAGATCTGTTGGCATTTCTGCAAGCGAGTGGACGAGCCAATCCTTTGAAGACGACATCAGGCCACGGTGCACCACACAGGCTCTCTGTGTATCCAAGACCCAGGAAACCGGTTATCCGCTCGTCCTGGGATCATCGGCTaagcggcggcaccaccacaGATTTCCGTGGTTTCCCTACCTCGGATGGTATCATAGGTAGCAGCCGGCCTGGAGACCACCCTATGCCAACACTAGAAAACTGTGCCGGGTCAAGTCCACCGGGCGGACACGTCGTACCCTCCCCTAGTCTCGATCTCTCTGGCGGAGCGCAATTATTCTCCCCTGGGCAGCAGGCCCCAGCGTCCTATTATTCTTCTTTCGCCGGCGCATCACCAGCTGACAATGCCAGAGCGTCAGCCGAGATTCTTGAGAGCTTGTGTGAGCAGAGTGGGTGGAAATGGGTGGATGGTATGCTACTCGGCGGTTGCCTGCACTATGGCTTGGAGCGATATGAGGAAGCGCTGACGTGGTTCTCGCGAATTATTGCTACAAACCCGAG CCACGTTGAAGCCATTACAAATACGGCCGCCACGCTGTACTGCCTCAACAGGCAAGACGAGGCAGAGAGGCATTGGCTCAAAGCGGTGGAGTTGCGCCCCAGTTACTTGGAAGCCACAGAGCATCTAGTTGGTCTTCTGTATAAGAAACGCAGCGAGGAGGCTGTGGACATCATAACTCACGTACAGCGCGCCCTGAAACTGGTTCCGCCCTCGGTTGGCGACGAGACCAGCTCATGGGGCCAGGGTTATGGATCTAGCGGGTATGCGTTACCGGGTGCTGAGAATGGACGCATTCTTGCCTTGGTCCATGCCAAGGGCACTATGCTCTACAGTCTCAAAAACACCGAAAAGGCCGCCGAAGCATTCGAGGAAGCCGTGTTGATCAGCGCGGGTAGGAACCTAACTGGAATCCAGGATCTGATACGAAAAATTCAGTCCTCTCTATCGCCGGATTCGGGCGATTCTGCTACTGCAAAACAGGTCGACCAATCACTCCGTCCATTAATGCTGCCGCCGGAAAGGGCCCGGCGCACGGCGCAGCTCGTGTTTTCTGGGGGTGGCGAGTTACCCGGCCTGACGTCCATGCGAAATGGACCTGCCCGACGGGCTGCGGTGCAGACGACAAGCAACTCGCTGCTCTCCCTCGCTAAGATATTCCAGGACGCCATGTCAAGTGGTAGCGCCTCTCCTGGCATTCTTCGAAGGTCATCCAGTGTTGGTGATATCTTGGCCCTCTATTACCTTTCACTCTCCCTACAGGAGAGCCCTTCGACAGCCAACAATGTCGGGATTCTGCTTGCGGGTGTCCAGCAAGTCGCAGCACCTTTTTCAAGGGCAGCGAGCAGAGATCCCTCCACTCCAGGGGTGCCGGGGATCAGTCCAGGAAGTGGCATGGCCCTTGCCCTCGCATACTACAATTACGGGCTCCGTTTGGATCCAAAGCACGTCCATCTGCATACCAACCTCGGAAGCTTATTGAAGGACATTGGTCAGTTGGATCTCGCCATACAGATGTACGAGCGCGCTGTTTCTTGCGACGGGACTTTCGATATTGCCTTGACAAACCTCGCAAATGCTGTCAAGGATAAGGGTCGCATCAATGACGCCATTTCTTATTACAGAAGGGCCGTGGCTTCAAACCCAAATTTTGCAGAGGCAGTCTGTGGCCTCTTGACAGCCTTGAACTCTGTGTGCAACTggcgcggtcgcggcggcgtcatcttGGATGGCGGAAAGTATGACCGTTGGCacgtcgatgatgatggaaaACTCCTTGATTCGAACGCAAGCGGTCGAGGGTTTGGCTTAACGAAACGAGTCGTTGATATCGTAAAGCAACAACTCAGGGACTCGGCGTGCTGGGGCAGGCACACCCTCCAGGGCTCTGCCCCCTCTGCTTTGGCAGCCGAGCTTCAGCGTCACTGCAGCGATCCTTCATTCAAGCTGCGAGAGGCTCTGAACTCGTGGGCAGGCCAACCCTGGGAAGGATCCCGCGTCCTGCGACTCGTTGAGCGGTCCACGCGGGTGATACTTCGCGAGTGGTATCTGGATCGTTACGTGGCCAAACGAGAGGTCAGGTCATCGTATTCTCGGCCGCGTCTTCCCCCGAGTCTCACGGTCCCCTCGGCCCCGACCGTACTCCCTTTCCACACATTTACATGCCCCTTGACTGCTGGCGACATTCGGGCAATTTCCCAACGGAATGCCATGCGCATATCCTGTTCTACTTTGCGGGCACCGTGGCTTCCGTACACCGTctacccgccgccacctccaccagATCCCCACCTCAATATCGGATACATCTCATCGGATTTCAACAATCATCCATTAGCTCACTT GATGCAATCCGTTTTCGGTTTTCATAATCCAACTCGCGCGAGAGCTTTTTGCTACGCGACGACCCCAAGCGACAACTCCATTCACAGACAGCAAATTGAAAGAGAGGCACCAGTATTTCGGGATGTAagcgcctggccgccggagAGACTGATCGAGCAAATTGTCCGAGATGGCATCCACATCCTAGTCAATCTCAACGGCTATACCCGGGGGGCACGTAATGACATATTTGCTGCCAGGCCTGCTCCAATTCAGATGTCCTTCATGGGCTTCGCTGGCAGTCTTGGGGCGGAGTGGTGCGATTacatcctcgccgacacAACCGCTATCCCCCCCAGTACGCttcggccgtggcgccgcaATGTCGACATCGAGGACATTACTCGAGACGATTCAgagagcggcgagggagaATGGGTGTATGCGGAGAATATCATATTCTGTCGCGATACCTTCTTCTGCTGCGACCACGCCCAGTCTTGTGACAGCAGTGAGAGGGCAATGTCTTGGGAAAATGAGAAGAAACGCCGTTGGGCTATGCGAAAGCAGCTTTTTCCCGACATGGCGGACGATGTGGTCATCCTCGGAAATTTCAATCAGCTTTACAAG ATTGAGCCAACCACTTTCCGGTCTTGGCTCCGGATCCTAGCTCGTGTTCCAAAGGCTGTCCTCTGGCTCCTCCGGTTtccggaggcgggcgagggcaatctgcggacgacggccagggcgtggGCAGGGCCGGACGTGGCAAGTCGCCTGATTTTTACCGACGTTGCACCCAAGAGCCAGCATATCGCTCGCGCCAGGGTGTGCGATCTCTTCCTGGACACACCGGAGTGCAACGCCCATACCACGGCAGCGGACGTTCTCTGGTCGAGTACACCGTTGCTGACGCTCCCACGATACCCGTACAAAATGTGCTCGCGCATGGCAGCATCGATCCTCCGCGGCGCATTACCCCGGACAGCCGACGGGCAACGCGCCGCAGGCGAGCTGATTGCCGAGAGCGAGTCTGCGTATGAGCAGACAGCGGTAGCACTTGCCTGCGGGCTCTCGTATGCAAAGCCCGGGCAGGCCGAATACTGTGAAGGCCACGGCAGACTAGCAGAACTTCGAAAGCTACTATGGGACAGCAAGTGGCGCTGCGGATTGTTCAACACTCGACGTTGGGTAGACGACGTTGAGAGCGCCTACGAGGAggcttggcggcggtgggtcGATGGGGTCGGTGGCGACATATACCTCTGA
- a CDS encoding uncharacterized protein (COG:G~COG:O~COG:T~EggNog:ENOG503NUR6): MLPAALQMHTRPEPPPPAFDTFSGTIDYDAQEHDLRPLEGIAASHRRSFPIRITQTHLHPYPHDHQSAKPPPVLELPEYKLRRKTPSGTVDAAYDGSPVQPVPGPPPFKQMILPVTGTTRQRAPAHAGQYPSRPSWTAGHVPRGHEHDPAVPPWAMHIPQAQFAFSHAQGIDHRPTQLSLNHNPAPFRMEVQQPVLRANEYNVRAICPPPFPINGSFPFGHIAWQPGSSPWAYRGFDQSPAMTLNHGPPKIVSDGRPVLYDLTGHSAPGCWAGPSNPHRGSEPIVYDTSTWNVNQAPFLARTPLSTAPSNAPGFKEKALSHAHQSYVDLLAFLQASGRANPLKTTSGHGAPHRLSVYPRPRKPVIRSSWDHRLSGGTTTDFRGFPTSDGIIGSSRPGDHPMPTLENCAGSSPPGGHVVPSPSLDLSGGAQLFSPGQQAPASYYSSFAGASPADNARASAEILESLCEQSGWKWVDGMLLGGCLHYGLERYEEALTWFSRIIATNPSHVEAITNTAATLYCLNRQDEAERHWLKAVELRPSYLEATEHLVGLLYKKRSEEAVDIITHVQRALKLVPPSVGDETSSWGQGYGSSGYALPGAENGRILALVHAKGTMLYSLKNTEKAAEAFEEAVLISAGRNLTGIQDLIRKIQSSLSPDSGDSATAKQVDQSLRPLMLPPERARRTAQLVFSGGGELPGLTSMRNGPARRAAVQTTSNSLLSLAKIFQDAMSSGSASPGILRRSSSVGDILALYYLSLSLQESPSTANNVGILLAGVQQVAAPFSRAASRDPSTPGVPGISPGSGMALALAYYNYGLRLDPKHVHLHTNLGSLLKDIGQLDLAIQMYERAVSCDGTFDIALTNLANAVKDKGRINDAISYYRRAVASNPNFAEAVCGLLTALNSVCNWRGRGGVILDGGKYDRWHVDDDGKLLDSNASGRGFGLTKRVVDIVKQQLRDSACWGRHTLQGSAPSALAAELQRHCSDPSFKLREALNSWAGQPWEGSRVLRLVERSTRVILREWYLDRYVAKREVRSSYSRPRLPPSLTVPSAPTVLPFHTFTCPLTAGDIRAISQRNAMRISCSTLRAPWLPYTVYPPPPPPDPHLNIGYISSDFNNHPLAHL, from the exons ATGTTGCCTGCTGCGCTTCAGATGCATACTCGTCCagagccgccaccgcccgcctTCGATACCTTCTCCGGGACGATTGATTACGATGCCCAAGAACACGATCTTCGTCCCCTCGAGGGCATTGCGGCATCACACCGACGCTCTTTTCCCATTCGAATAACGCAGACGCATTTACACCCCTACCCGCACGATCATCAGAGCGCGAAGCCCCCCCCGGTCTTGGAGCTTCCAGAGTACAAGCTTCGCAGGAAGACACCGAgcggcaccgtcgacgcggcgtaTGATGGCTCTCCGGTGCAGCCCGTGCCGGGACCACCTCCATTCAAGCAAATGATATTACCCGTCACCGGAACTACACGACAACGAGCCCCGGCCCATGCCGGACAATATCCCTCCCGGCCGTCTTGGACTGCGGGGCATGTGCCGCGTGGTCATGAACATGATCCGGCTGTTCCTCCGTGGGCCATGCACATCCCACAAGCGCAATTCGCATTCTCTCATGCTCAGGGCATAGATCACCGGCCGACGCAGCTCAGTCTCAATCACAATCCAGCGCCATTCCGCATGGAAGTACAACAGCCTGTTTTACGAGCGAATGAATACAATGTCCGGGCCATTTGCCCTCCGCCATTTCCTATAAATGGATCATTTCCTTTTGGCCACATTGCATGGCAACCTGGATCATCGCCTTGGGCTTACCGGGGCTTCGACCAGTCTCCGGCCATGACACTTAACCATGGGCCACCAAAAATTGTCTCTGATGGACGTCCCGTCCTCTACGACTTGACAGGTCATTCAGCCCCAGGCTGTTGGGCCGGTCCCAGCAATCCTCACCGCGGGTCTGAGCCCATCGTCTACGACACCAGTACTTGGAACGTCAACCAGGCACCGTTTTTGGCGCGAACACCGCTCAGTACAGCTCCGAGTAATGCCCCTGGCTTTAAAGAAAAGGCGCTCTCGCACGCCCACCAGAGCTATGTAGATCTGTTGGCATTTCTGCAAGCGAGTGGACGAGCCAATCCTTTGAAGACGACATCAGGCCACGGTGCACCACACAGGCTCTCTGTGTATCCAAGACCCAGGAAACCGGTTATCCGCTCGTCCTGGGATCATCGGCTaagcggcggcaccaccacaGATTTCCGTGGTTTCCCTACCTCGGATGGTATCATAGGTAGCAGCCGGCCTGGAGACCACCCTATGCCAACACTAGAAAACTGTGCCGGGTCAAGTCCACCGGGCGGACACGTCGTACCCTCCCCTAGTCTCGATCTCTCTGGCGGAGCGCAATTATTCTCCCCTGGGCAGCAGGCCCCAGCGTCCTATTATTCTTCTTTCGCCGGCGCATCACCAGCTGACAATGCCAGAGCGTCAGCCGAGATTCTTGAGAGCTTGTGTGAGCAGAGTGGGTGGAAATGGGTGGATGGTATGCTACTCGGCGGTTGCCTGCACTATGGCTTGGAGCGATATGAGGAAGCGCTGACGTGGTTCTCGCGAATTATTGCTACAAACCCGAG CCACGTTGAAGCCATTACAAATACGGCCGCCACGCTGTACTGCCTCAACAGGCAAGACGAGGCAGAGAGGCATTGGCTCAAAGCGGTGGAGTTGCGCCCCAGTTACTTGGAAGCCACAGAGCATCTAGTTGGTCTTCTGTATAAGAAACGCAGCGAGGAGGCTGTGGACATCATAACTCACGTACAGCGCGCCCTGAAACTGGTTCCGCCCTCGGTTGGCGACGAGACCAGCTCATGGGGCCAGGGTTATGGATCTAGCGGGTATGCGTTACCGGGTGCTGAGAATGGACGCATTCTTGCCTTGGTCCATGCCAAGGGCACTATGCTCTACAGTCTCAAAAACACCGAAAAGGCCGCCGAAGCATTCGAGGAAGCCGTGTTGATCAGCGCGGGTAGGAACCTAACTGGAATCCAGGATCTGATACGAAAAATTCAGTCCTCTCTATCGCCGGATTCGGGCGATTCTGCTACTGCAAAACAGGTCGACCAATCACTCCGTCCATTAATGCTGCCGCCGGAAAGGGCCCGGCGCACGGCGCAGCTCGTGTTTTCTGGGGGTGGCGAGTTACCCGGCCTGACGTCCATGCGAAATGGACCTGCCCGACGGGCTGCGGTGCAGACGACAAGCAACTCGCTGCTCTCCCTCGCTAAGATATTCCAGGACGCCATGTCAAGTGGTAGCGCCTCTCCTGGCATTCTTCGAAGGTCATCCAGTGTTGGTGATATCTTGGCCCTCTATTACCTTTCACTCTCCCTACAGGAGAGCCCTTCGACAGCCAACAATGTCGGGATTCTGCTTGCGGGTGTCCAGCAAGTCGCAGCACCTTTTTCAAGGGCAGCGAGCAGAGATCCCTCCACTCCAGGGGTGCCGGGGATCAGTCCAGGAAGTGGCATGGCCCTTGCCCTCGCATACTACAATTACGGGCTCCGTTTGGATCCAAAGCACGTCCATCTGCATACCAACCTCGGAAGCTTATTGAAGGACATTGGTCAGTTGGATCTCGCCATACAGATGTACGAGCGCGCTGTTTCTTGCGACGGGACTTTCGATATTGCCTTGACAAACCTCGCAAATGCTGTCAAGGATAAGGGTCGCATCAATGACGCCATTTCTTATTACAGAAGGGCCGTGGCTTCAAACCCAAATTTTGCAGAGGCAGTCTGTGGCCTCTTGACAGCCTTGAACTCTGTGTGCAACTggcgcggtcgcggcggcgtcatcttGGATGGCGGAAAGTATGACCGTTGGCacgtcgatgatgatggaaaACTCCTTGATTCGAACGCAAGCGGTCGAGGGTTTGGCTTAACGAAACGAGTCGTTGATATCGTAAAGCAACAACTCAGGGACTCGGCGTGCTGGGGCAGGCACACCCTCCAGGGCTCTGCCCCCTCTGCTTTGGCAGCCGAGCTTCAGCGTCACTGCAGCGATCCTTCATTCAAGCTGCGAGAGGCTCTGAACTCGTGGGCAGGCCAACCCTGGGAAGGATCCCGCGTCCTGCGACTCGTTGAGCGGTCCACGCGGGTGATACTTCGCGAGTGGTATCTGGATCGTTACGTGGCCAAACGAGAGGTCAGGTCATCGTATTCTCGGCCGCGTCTTCCCCCGAGTCTCACGGTCCCCTCGGCCCCGACCGTACTCCCTTTCCACACATTTACATGCCCCTTGACTGCTGGCGACATTCGGGCAATTTCCCAACGGAATGCCATGCGCATATCCTGTTCTACTTTGCGGGCACCGTGGCTTCCGTACACCGTctacccgccgccacctccaccagATCCCCACCTCAATATCGGATACATCTCATCGGATTTCAACAATCATCCATTAGCTCACTTGTAA